From Deferrisoma camini S3R1, the proteins below share one genomic window:
- a CDS encoding PAS domain-containing protein: MSLFWIIPPLLGSLILVGVYGYLTRAYREAFLRLWTWGWLLYTARFAAMVPIALGAPRAPWQVANQLCALWSGYLLLGGARVFADRCLAGGWALTAAALSAWVAAGPLWKAPFMVYTAPTFLFLGFANLEAGRVLLASGKQFPRAGSAVRFTGAVFVLWGLHKWDYPFLARLPAAAPWGYTLGAAFSLVTAVGLLIAYLEREHHRAEQARRFLRTVLDTVPDRVLVVDPQLRVIQGNRAAGFDVNGPEGAVSCRELHENIGVPCRAGERACPVADAMETGATVRVVRDLPDPGGGVTTLEVLVAPLKDPAGQTLGAVTVGRDITERAQLLASLARAKAEWEATFDAVPDLVAVVGPDRRIRRVNRPLARRLGRSPAEVVGLGMEEAGLAEMERTASGRGEGEWRSSRLGGVFLVSATPVSLGTRESDRGWVYVARDITRQKRAEERLARERANLNTLLGTMSDAVIAVDGEACVTFLNAAAERVTGWSAERARGRPLEEVVPPCEGFSLAEAVQAVLAGGKPWAGEGCVEPRGGGRREVDARVLALRPDPPSATGAVIVMRDVTDARALERERVRSEHVEALGVFAGGLAHDFNNLLMGISGNLELAERRLPTSPERALGPLRRAQDACRRASGVARQLLTFARGGEPVRERVQLGPLLEDWVRFPLAGSAVTAEIWLAPDLKPVDADVEQIHQVVTNLVVNARQAMPEGGRLRVRAENVETAPGVVEPRRSPAGYVRITVADEGCGIPPEHLRRIFDPYFTTKQDGTGLGLATSYSVVRRHGGTIQVESREGAGATFSVYLPAAPSARPEQGAAQGMSPEKVVSGLRILAMDDDPLLREILQENLESCGARPRVVEDGEQAVAAFRSAQEEGRPYRAIVLDLTVRGGMGGLEAGRRIRELDPTVPIVAASGYAEAPAIANPQEYGFDAAVSKPYSFADLCRVLAPLVRGTAIRAGEFPPPGGRRPRM, encoded by the coding sequence GTGTCGCTGTTCTGGATCATCCCCCCCTTGCTGGGATCCCTGATCCTCGTGGGGGTCTACGGATACCTCACCCGCGCGTACCGCGAGGCGTTTCTCCGGCTCTGGACCTGGGGCTGGCTGTTGTACACGGCGAGGTTCGCGGCGATGGTCCCCATCGCCCTGGGCGCCCCCCGCGCCCCGTGGCAGGTGGCGAACCAGCTCTGCGCCCTGTGGAGCGGCTACCTCCTGCTCGGCGGGGCCCGGGTGTTCGCCGACAGGTGCCTGGCCGGGGGATGGGCCCTGACGGCGGCGGCCCTGTCCGCATGGGTCGCCGCCGGGCCGCTCTGGAAGGCGCCGTTCATGGTGTACACCGCCCCCACCTTCCTGTTCCTGGGGTTCGCCAACCTGGAGGCCGGCCGGGTGCTCCTGGCGAGCGGGAAGCAGTTCCCACGGGCAGGCTCGGCCGTGCGGTTCACCGGAGCCGTGTTCGTGCTCTGGGGCCTGCACAAGTGGGACTACCCGTTCCTGGCCCGCCTGCCGGCTGCGGCGCCCTGGGGGTACACCCTGGGGGCGGCGTTCAGCCTGGTCACGGCCGTCGGGCTGTTGATCGCGTACCTGGAGAGGGAGCACCACCGGGCCGAGCAGGCCCGAAGGTTCTTGCGGACCGTGCTCGATACGGTGCCCGACCGGGTGCTGGTGGTGGACCCGCAACTCCGGGTGATCCAGGGGAACCGGGCGGCAGGATTCGACGTGAACGGTCCGGAAGGAGCCGTGAGCTGCCGCGAGCTCCACGAGAACATCGGGGTCCCGTGCCGGGCGGGCGAGCGGGCCTGCCCGGTGGCCGACGCCATGGAGACCGGCGCGACGGTCCGGGTGGTGAGGGACCTGCCCGACCCGGGGGGAGGGGTCACGACCCTGGAGGTCCTCGTGGCGCCCCTCAAGGACCCTGCCGGCCAGACGCTCGGAGCCGTGACCGTCGGCCGGGACATCACCGAGCGGGCCCAACTGCTCGCTTCGCTGGCCCGGGCCAAGGCCGAGTGGGAGGCCACGTTCGACGCCGTGCCCGACCTCGTTGCGGTCGTGGGGCCGGACCGGAGGATCCGGCGGGTGAACCGGCCCCTGGCGCGGCGGCTCGGCCGCTCCCCCGCCGAGGTGGTCGGCCTGGGCATGGAGGAAGCGGGCCTGGCCGAGATGGAACGGACGGCCTCGGGCAGGGGTGAGGGCGAGTGGCGAAGCTCCCGGCTGGGGGGCGTGTTCCTCGTGTCGGCCACGCCGGTGTCCCTGGGGACGCGGGAGTCGGACCGGGGCTGGGTGTACGTGGCCCGGGACATCACCCGGCAGAAACGGGCGGAGGAGCGGCTCGCCCGGGAAAGGGCGAACCTGAACACCCTGCTCGGCACCATGTCCGACGCCGTGATCGCGGTGGACGGCGAGGCCTGCGTCACCTTCCTCAACGCGGCGGCCGAGCGGGTCACCGGATGGTCCGCAGAGCGCGCCAGGGGCCGGCCCCTCGAGGAGGTGGTTCCCCCTTGCGAGGGGTTTTCGCTCGCCGAGGCGGTGCAAGCCGTGCTCGCCGGCGGGAAACCCTGGGCCGGGGAGGGCTGCGTGGAACCCCGGGGCGGGGGCCGGCGCGAGGTGGACGCCCGGGTCCTTGCCCTCCGGCCCGACCCCCCTTCGGCCACCGGGGCCGTGATCGTGATGCGCGACGTGACCGACGCCAGGGCCCTGGAGCGCGAGCGAGTCCGGTCCGAGCACGTGGAGGCCCTGGGGGTGTTCGCCGGGGGGCTCGCCCACGACTTCAACAACCTGCTCATGGGCATCTCCGGAAACCTCGAGCTGGCGGAGCGCCGGCTCCCCACGTCTCCCGAGCGGGCCCTGGGACCCCTACGGCGGGCCCAGGACGCCTGCCGCAGGGCCTCCGGCGTGGCACGCCAGCTCCTCACCTTTGCCCGGGGCGGTGAGCCGGTGCGGGAGAGGGTCCAACTGGGGCCCCTGCTCGAGGACTGGGTGCGGTTCCCCTTGGCAGGCTCCGCGGTCACGGCAGAGATCTGGTTGGCCCCCGACCTCAAGCCGGTGGACGCCGACGTGGAGCAGATCCACCAGGTCGTCACCAACCTGGTGGTGAACGCCCGGCAGGCCATGCCCGAGGGGGGGCGGCTGCGGGTGCGAGCCGAGAACGTGGAGACCGCCCCCGGCGTTGTGGAACCCCGGCGTAGCCCCGCGGGCTACGTGCGGATCACCGTGGCCGACGAGGGCTGCGGCATTCCCCCGGAGCACCTGCGCCGGATCTTCGACCCCTACTTCACCACCAAGCAAGACGGCACCGGCCTGGGGCTGGCCACCTCCTACTCGGTAGTCCGGCGCCACGGCGGCACGATCCAGGTGGAGTCCCGGGAAGGCGCCGGGGCCACCTTCTCCGTCTACCTTCCGGCGGCCCCTTCGGCCCGGCCGGAGCAGGGGGCGGCCCAGGGCATGTCGCCCGAGAAGGTGGTGTCCGGCCTTCGGATCCTGGCGATGGACGACGATCCGCTGCTCCGGGAGATCCTCCAGGAGAACCTGGAGTCGTGCGGAGCCCGCCCCCGTGTGGTGGAGGACGGGGAGCAGGCGGTCGCCGCGTTCCGGAGCGCCCAAGAAGAGGGCCGCCCCTACCGGGCGATCGTCCTGGACCTCACGGTGCGCGGCGGCATGGGTGGCCTGGAGGCCGGCCGGCGGATCCGCGAGCTGGACCCGACCGTTCCGATCGTGGCGGCCAGCGGGTACGCCGAGGCCCCGGCGATCGCCAATCCCCAGGAGTACGGGTTCGACGCGGCGGTCTCCAAGCCCTATTCCTTCGCGGACCTGTGCCGGGTGCTGGCACCCCTCGTGCGGGGAACCGCGATCCGAGCCGGGGAGTTTCCGCCGCCAGGGGGCCGGCGCCCGCGGATGTGA
- a CDS encoding ABC transporter ATP-binding protein — protein MKPAPVLKATNLSVGYDGQPVLRNLSFEVRPREIFAILGGSGSGKTTILKTLIGILPPLAGDLEIAGVSMTRSSPDRWAQVSRRLGVLFQTGALLADLTLAENVMLPIRAQTDLPESTARILACLKLSQVGLAEAESRFPNEISGGMRKRAGVARAMALDPPILVLDEPSSGLDPVTAAELDELVLGLRRDLGITVLLVTHDLASTFAVADRCVLIDREVAGIRAEGVPARLRDEHPDPAVRAFFRREPPRPDGLKKGGPRGE, from the coding sequence ATGAAGCCGGCCCCGGTCCTCAAGGCGACGAACCTGAGCGTGGGCTACGACGGCCAGCCCGTCCTGCGGAACCTCAGCTTCGAGGTGCGGCCCCGGGAGATCTTTGCGATCCTGGGCGGAAGCGGCTCCGGCAAGACCACGATCCTGAAGACCCTGATCGGCATCCTGCCGCCCCTGGCCGGAGACCTGGAGATCGCAGGGGTGTCGATGACCCGCAGCTCTCCGGACCGGTGGGCCCAGGTGTCCCGGCGCCTGGGGGTCCTGTTCCAGACCGGGGCCCTGCTGGCCGACCTGACCCTGGCCGAGAACGTGATGCTGCCCATCCGGGCCCAGACGGACCTGCCCGAGTCCACGGCCCGGATCCTGGCGTGCCTCAAGCTCTCCCAGGTGGGGCTGGCCGAGGCGGAGTCCCGGTTTCCCAACGAGATCTCGGGGGGCATGCGCAAGCGGGCCGGTGTGGCCCGGGCCATGGCCCTGGACCCGCCGATCCTGGTCTTGGACGAGCCCTCTTCCGGCCTCGACCCGGTCACCGCGGCGGAGCTGGACGAACTGGTGCTGGGCCTGCGGCGGGATCTGGGCATCACCGTGCTCCTGGTCACCCACGACCTGGCCAGCACCTTCGCGGTGGCCGACCGGTGCGTCCTGATCGACCGTGAGGTGGCCGGCATCCGGGCCGAGGGGGTTCCCGCCCGGCTGCGCGACGAGCATCCGGACCCGGCGGTGCGCGCCTTTTTCCGGCGGGAGCCGCCCCGGCCCGACGGGTTGAAGAAAGGAGGCCCCCGTGGCGAGTGA
- a CDS encoding gamma-glutamylcyclotransferase family protein: protein MRPSFCDRVFVYGTLKQGGIYHSLIAPHLLEVQEGWVPGVLVDLGTYPGWVPGPGRVWGEVVRVAPVVEALAKLDELEDYHGPGRPENLYERVLVKVETATAPVEAWAYRYLGPTEGRPAVPGGRWPVG from the coding sequence ATGCGCCCCAGCTTTTGTGATCGAGTGTTCGTGTACGGCACCCTGAAGCAGGGGGGGATCTACCACTCCCTCATCGCTCCCCACCTGCTCGAGGTGCAGGAGGGGTGGGTGCCCGGCGTTCTCGTGGACCTGGGGACGTACCCGGGCTGGGTCCCAGGGCCGGGCCGGGTGTGGGGGGAGGTGGTGCGGGTCGCACCGGTGGTCGAGGCCCTGGCCAAGTTGGACGAGTTGGAGGACTACCACGGCCCGGGCCGGCCCGAGAACCTGTACGAGCGGGTCTTGGTGAAAGTGGAAACGGCGACAGCCCCGGTGGAGGCATGGGCCTACCGCTACCTGGGCCCCACCGAGGGCCGCCCGGCGGTGCCCGGGGGGCGGTGGCCGGTGGGGTGA
- a CDS encoding ABC-type transport auxiliary lipoprotein family protein — translation MRALFALALALTFLSSGCAGWRRPAVPVVRLGISPDVAAGSPASTDTVVEIAAFATAPAFRTDRVAVAEGGSGYRFLTRVRWAAEPGPLVADALRRGLIGSGAAKAAFAAPAPVSPDLRCTGVVDALYWDRSRGVVVLGATWSLIGPDGELESFRSGQWEVPVDPATLQGFQTAADRVVARLVGSVAKDLARLARE, via the coding sequence GTGAGAGCCCTGTTCGCCTTGGCCCTGGCCCTCACATTCCTCTCGTCCGGCTGCGCCGGGTGGCGGCGGCCGGCCGTGCCGGTGGTCCGCCTGGGGATCTCGCCCGACGTCGCTGCGGGATCCCCGGCCTCCACGGACACAGTGGTGGAGATCGCCGCCTTCGCCACGGCGCCGGCGTTTCGCACCGACCGGGTGGCCGTGGCCGAGGGCGGCTCCGGATACCGGTTCCTCACCCGGGTGCGGTGGGCCGCCGAGCCCGGGCCCCTGGTGGCCGACGCACTGCGGCGGGGGCTCATAGGCTCCGGTGCGGCCAAGGCGGCGTTCGCGGCCCCGGCCCCGGTTTCGCCGGATCTCAGGTGCACCGGGGTGGTGGACGCCCTGTACTGGGACCGGTCCCGGGGGGTGGTGGTCCTCGGCGCCACCTGGAGCCTGATCGGCCCCGACGGGGAGCTCGAATCGTTCCGGTCGGGGCAGTGGGAGGTTCCGGTGGACCCGGCCACGCTCCAGGGGTTCCAGACCGCGGCCGATCGGGTCGTGGCCAGGCTCGTGGGGTCCGTGGCCAAGGATCTGGCCCGCCTCGCCCGCGAGTGA
- a CDS encoding FxsA family protein, protein MFARLVLLFTLVPALEIYLLIKVGAGIGAMNTILLIIATGVVGAHYARLQGFYVLRRLEASLAEGRLPAGEILEGAMLLVGGALLITPGFLTDLVGFSLVFPLTREWWRRRLVEWLRRRLERGEIVIVRRRGPWDGGP, encoded by the coding sequence ATGTTCGCCCGGCTCGTTCTTTTGTTCACCCTGGTCCCGGCCCTGGAGATCTACCTGCTGATCAAGGTGGGCGCCGGGATCGGGGCCATGAACACGATCCTCCTGATCATCGCCACCGGGGTGGTGGGGGCCCACTACGCCCGGCTCCAGGGGTTCTACGTGCTGCGGCGGCTGGAGGCCAGCCTGGCCGAGGGCCGGTTGCCCGCCGGAGAGATCCTGGAGGGGGCCATGCTGCTCGTGGGCGGGGCCCTGCTGATCACCCCCGGGTTCCTCACCGACCTCGTGGGCTTCAGCCTGGTGTTCCCCCTGACCCGGGAGTGGTGGCGCCGCCGCCTGGTGGAGTGGCTCCGCCGCAGGCTGGAGCGCGGCGAGATCGTGATCGTGCGCCGTCGGGGTCCGTGGGACGGGGGCCCGTAG
- a CDS encoding MlaD family protein: MASESTRFKVGLFLIVGFLLLAGALLWLGASRVWKEYRTYVTYFAESVQGLDVGSPVKFRGVPLGRVSAIRVAPDGEHVEVRLEIDPTFRVRPGMRARLGTVGITGAAFVDLELLESPEPSLPFPPPPDYIPSAPSFLTHLASDVAGLVADLRSADLPGLIADLRRLVNGSGIPEAARQAAAAAEALARAADRLEAVMAGPRIDRILAGAEQTVGTWKRAAGRVDDLLADPALSQTLADLSGSARQVRLAAQALQEQVAALDLKARLDRLEAGLAGATDRLGRAADQVASAARTAEGDAGRTAAAALRSLARIEAAAGRLETVARDLGESPSRIVWETPLEEDLP; this comes from the coding sequence GTGGCGAGTGAGTCCACCCGGTTCAAGGTGGGGCTGTTCCTGATCGTGGGGTTTCTGCTGCTGGCCGGCGCCCTGCTGTGGCTGGGCGCCAGCCGGGTGTGGAAGGAGTACCGCACCTACGTGACCTATTTCGCCGAGAGCGTGCAGGGGCTCGACGTGGGCTCGCCGGTGAAGTTCCGGGGGGTCCCCCTGGGCCGGGTGAGCGCGATCCGGGTCGCCCCGGACGGGGAGCACGTGGAGGTGCGGCTCGAGATCGACCCCACCTTCCGGGTTCGACCGGGCATGCGGGCCCGGCTGGGCACCGTGGGCATCACCGGCGCGGCGTTCGTGGACCTGGAGCTCCTGGAGTCGCCGGAACCGAGCCTTCCCTTTCCCCCCCCGCCGGACTACATCCCCTCGGCCCCGTCGTTTCTGACCCACCTGGCCTCGGACGTGGCCGGCCTGGTGGCGGACCTCCGATCGGCAGACCTGCCGGGGCTGATCGCCGACCTGCGGCGCCTGGTGAACGGCTCGGGCATCCCCGAGGCCGCGCGGCAGGCGGCCGCGGCCGCCGAGGCCCTGGCGCGGGCGGCCGACCGGCTGGAGGCGGTGATGGCCGGCCCGAGGATCGACCGGATCCTGGCCGGCGCGGAGCAGACCGTGGGCACCTGGAAACGGGCGGCCGGCCGGGTGGACGACCTGCTGGCCGACCCGGCCCTATCCCAGACCCTGGCGGACCTGTCCGGGTCGGCCCGGCAGGTGCGGCTCGCCGCCCAGGCCCTGCAGGAGCAGGTGGCAGCGTTGGACCTGAAGGCCCGCCTCGATCGGCTGGAGGCGGGCCTGGCCGGGGCGACGGACCGGTTGGGCAGGGCCGCGGACCAGGTCGCCTCGGCGGCCCGGACGGCCGAGGGCGACGCCGGCCGCACCGCCGCGGCCGCCCTCCGGTCCCTGGCCCGGATCGAGGCCGCGGCCGGCCGGCTGGAGACCGTGGCCCGGGACCTGGGGGAGAGCCCGTCCCGCATCGTATGGGAGACCCCCCTCGAGGAGGACCTGCCGTGA
- a CDS encoding ABC transporter permease produces the protein MGRLGVSPSGQRDAAPLAIEGRLSADRAAELRTALRRHARTGSEDLVLDLSTVTHLGTAALAVLVELDRELRPRGRRLRITGAQGSVAAMLSAVDWEDLACRRLPGRPPQPGLVLQVGTNALYLLTEMRRLFSFAGGLFLCSFSCLLRSRLRLAEMLRFVDRAGVDAVPIVALSAALLGLILGFLGSLQLKPYGAQLLVADMVALAIVRELGPVITSILVAGRSGSGYAAELGAMVVDEEVDALTTMGFDPVEFLAVPRVAAVAVSMPVLILISDLAGVLGGLAVGVFAMDLTAAQYLEETRAVLTLQHLIVGVAKGCVFGTVAAAVGCFKGLGVRGGANAVGRAATSAVVTGIFLVILLDSLFAVILAYLPF, from the coding sequence ATGGGCCGACTCGGAGTTTCCCCGTCCGGGCAGCGTGACGCCGCCCCCCTGGCGATCGAAGGCCGGCTGTCGGCCGACCGGGCTGCCGAGCTGCGCACGGCGCTCCGGCGGCACGCCCGCACGGGCTCCGAAGATCTGGTGCTCGACCTGTCGACCGTGACCCACCTCGGCACCGCGGCGCTGGCCGTGCTGGTGGAGCTCGACCGGGAGCTCCGGCCCCGGGGACGGCGGCTCCGGATCACCGGCGCCCAGGGCTCCGTGGCCGCCATGCTCTCGGCCGTGGACTGGGAGGACTTGGCCTGCCGCAGGCTGCCCGGCCGCCCTCCCCAGCCCGGGCTGGTGCTCCAGGTGGGCACGAACGCCCTGTACCTGCTGACCGAGATGCGCCGGCTGTTCTCCTTCGCCGGTGGGCTGTTCCTGTGCTCGTTCTCGTGCCTGCTGCGGTCACGGCTTCGGCTCGCGGAGATGCTGCGATTCGTGGACCGGGCCGGGGTGGACGCCGTGCCCATCGTGGCCCTGAGCGCGGCCCTGCTGGGGCTGATCCTGGGGTTCCTGGGCTCACTCCAGCTCAAGCCCTACGGAGCCCAGCTGCTGGTGGCCGACATGGTGGCCCTGGCCATCGTGCGGGAGCTGGGCCCGGTGATCACCTCGATCCTGGTGGCCGGCCGCTCCGGCAGCGGGTATGCGGCCGAGCTGGGGGCCATGGTGGTGGACGAGGAGGTGGACGCCCTCACCACCATGGGGTTCGACCCGGTGGAATTCCTGGCGGTGCCCCGGGTGGCGGCCGTGGCGGTGTCGATGCCGGTGCTGATCCTGATCTCCGACCTGGCCGGGGTGCTCGGCGGGCTCGCGGTGGGGGTGTTCGCCATGGACCTCACGGCGGCCCAGTACCTGGAGGAGACGCGGGCCGTGCTGACCCTGCAGCACCTGATCGTGGGGGTGGCCAAGGGATGCGTGTTCGGCACCGTGGCCGCGGCCGTGGGCTGCTTCAAGGGGCTCGGCGTGCGCGGGGGTGCCAACGCCGTGGGCCGGGCCGCCACCTCGGCCGTGGTCACCGGCATCTTCCTGGTGATCCTTCTGGACTCCCTGTTCGCCGTGATCCTGGCGTACCTCCCGTTCTGA